The proteins below are encoded in one region of Candidatus Dadabacteria bacterium:
- a CDS encoding alpha/beta hydrolase: MFGKNFRKQKIQTPEVEINTAWGGKGKPLLLLHGYPQTHVMWHAVARTLASNFLVVCPDLRGYGDSSKPAGEKDHSNYSKRTMAADMVSVMEALGFSEFYAAGHDRGGRVLHRMCLDHPEKVLKACVMDIAPTHHMFKTADKHFSTGYYHWFFLIQPDGLPEKMIGADPEYYLLEKLRRWSAPGAKFHPETVKEYVRCFSDPRAIHASCEDYRAAASIDIVHDEENMDAKITCPLLALWGGRGFIHRTYDVLDVWRKKALSVSGKPLDCGHFVPEEKPEETSAELLSFFG; the protein is encoded by the coding sequence GTGTTCGGCAAAAACTTCAGAAAGCAAAAGATCCAGACTCCCGAAGTCGAGATAAACACCGCCTGGGGAGGAAAAGGAAAACCTCTCCTTCTCCTCCATGGCTACCCACAGACGCACGTCATGTGGCATGCAGTAGCACGTACGCTCGCCTCGAATTTTCTGGTCGTGTGCCCTGATCTCCGAGGATATGGAGACAGCTCTAAACCTGCCGGGGAAAAAGATCACTCAAACTATTCAAAAAGAACTATGGCAGCGGATATGGTCTCGGTGATGGAAGCTCTAGGTTTTAGTGAATTCTACGCCGCGGGACACGATAGGGGAGGCAGGGTGCTTCACCGCATGTGTCTTGATCACCCTGAAAAAGTCCTAAAGGCCTGCGTCATGGATATAGCCCCTACCCACCACATGTTCAAGACCGCGGACAAGCACTTCTCCACGGGTTACTATCACTGGTTTTTCCTTATCCAGCCCGACGGACTTCCGGAGAAAATGATAGGGGCTGATCCAGAGTACTACCTTCTTGAAAAACTCAGACGCTGGAGCGCCCCCGGTGCGAAATTTCATCCCGAGACAGTAAAAGAGTACGTGCGCTGTTTCAGCGACCCGCGGGCAATCCACGCGAGCTGCGAAGACTACAGGGCCGCGGCTTCCATAGATATTGTTCACGACGAAGAAAATATGGATGCCAAGATAACGTGTCCGCTTCTTGCCCTTTGGGGTGGAAGGGGGTTCATTCACAGAACTTACGACGTGCTTGACGTATGGAGAAAAAAAGCGCTCAGCGTTTCGGGAAAACCGCTTGACTGCGGC
- a CDS encoding endonuclease V, with product MQHKGDLIKDLEILYSAKPTPVREAFRIQKELSRRVVQTPDPKPISTIAGVDIAICVKERKLVCGMILFSYPELEEIERVWAVSDEVFPYVPGLLGFREAPCVIRTFDKLREHCDMIMVDGHGLAHPRGFGLACHVGVLLDIPAIGVAKKCLYGTFSEPGPKKGERELIRGRDREVIGAALRTRDGVKPVFVSIGNRTDLYTAIVVALECSRGLRIPEPTRLADKYVGLLKREVYG from the coding sequence ATGCAACATAAAGGCGACTTGATAAAAGACCTTGAAATACTCTATTCCGCAAAACCTACTCCTGTAAGAGAAGCTTTTCGTATTCAGAAAGAGCTTTCCCGAAGGGTTGTACAAACTCCTGATCCGAAGCCTATTAGCACGATTGCCGGCGTCGATATCGCTATCTGCGTCAAGGAGAGAAAACTTGTCTGCGGAATGATTCTTTTTTCCTATCCTGAGCTGGAGGAGATCGAAAGGGTATGGGCTGTCTCGGATGAAGTATTTCCCTATGTTCCCGGGCTTCTGGGTTTCAGGGAGGCGCCTTGCGTCATAAGGACTTTCGACAAGCTTCGTGAGCACTGTGACATGATTATGGTAGACGGACACGGACTTGCTCATCCAAGGGGCTTCGGGCTTGCCTGTCATGTCGGAGTTCTGCTCGATATTCCGGCGATAGGCGTCGCAAAGAAATGTCTTTACGGGACTTTCAGCGAACCGGGTCCTAAGAAGGGTGAAAGAGAGTTAATAAGAGGCAGGGACCGTGAGGTCATTGGCGCAGCTTTGAGAACCAGAGATGGTGTTAAACCGGTTTTTGTGTCTATTGGGAACAGAACTGATCTCTATACCGCTATTGTGGTTGCCCTTGAGTGCTCGCGCGGTCTTAGGATTCCCGAACCTACAAGGCTTGCAGACAAGTATGTAGGGTTGCTTAAAAGAGAGGTGTATGGATAA